Proteins encoded in a region of the Orcinus orca chromosome 8, mOrcOrc1.1, whole genome shotgun sequence genome:
- the LOC101285494 gene encoding LOW QUALITY PROTEIN: olfactory receptor 9I1-like (The sequence of the model RefSeq protein was modified relative to this genomic sequence to represent the inferred CDS: inserted 2 bases in 2 codons), whose translation MAKNNFTRVTEFILMGFTGSLKLEIPLCLVFLSLCLVTLLGNIGMMILIQEDVQLHXPTYFLLSHLSLLDICYTSAITPQILATLATGKTVISYGQCASQFFFFTICAGTECFLLAVMAYDRYAAISNPLLYTVVMHPRVCWSLVLGACVYGVARSILRTMCAFTLAFCDNNQINFFFXKLACSDTTNIETVVVFFGNFVILANALVILISYLLSIKTVLRVNSSGGRVKAFSTCSSHLTAVAVFFGTLIFMYLQSGSGKSLEEDKVVSVFYSVVIPMLSPVIYSLRNKDVKAAFRKVTGRFQVS comes from the exons ATGGCCAAGAATAATTTCACCAGAGTAACTGAGTTCATCCTTATGGGCTTCACTGGCTCCCTTAAGCTGGAGATTCCCCTCTGCCTGGTGTTTCTGAGTCTCTGTCTAGTCACCCTTCTGGGGAATATAGGGATGATGATTCTGATCCAAGAGGATGTCCAACTCC ACCCAACGTACTTCCTTCTGAGTCACCTCTCCCTGCTAGACATCTGCTACACCTCGGCCATCACCCCTCAGATCCTGGCCACACTCGCCACAGGCAAGACAGTCATCTCCTATGGCCAGTGTGCTTCCCAGTTCTTTTTCTTCACCATTTGTGCAGGCACAGAGTGTTTCCTGCTGGCTGTGATGGCCTATGATCGCTATGCGGCTATTAGCAACCCACTGCTCTACACTGTGGTCATGCATCCCAGGGTCTGCTGGAGTCTAGTGCTGGGAGCCTGTGTCTATGGGGTAGCGAGGTCCATCCTGCGTACCATGTGTGCTTTCACCCTCGCCTTCTGTGATAACAATCAGATCAACTTCTTCT TGAAGCTTGCCTGCAGTGACACAACAAACATTGAGACTGTCGTTGTCTTCTTTGGCAACTTTGTGATTTTGGCCAATGCCTTGGTCATCCTGATTTCCTACCTGCTTAGCATCAAGACCGTTTTGAGGGTGAACTCTTCAGGTGGCAGGGTTAAGGCTTTCTCCACATGCTCCTCCcacctcactgctgtggccgttTTCTTTGGGACCCTCATCTTCATGTATCTGCAGAGTGGTTCAGGCAAATCCCTCGAGGAAGACAAGGTAGTGTCTGTCTTCTACAGTGTGGTCATCCCCATGCTGAGCCCTGTGATATACAGCCTGAGAAATAAGGATGTGAAAGCGGCCTTCAGAAAGGTCACTGGTAGATTCCAAGTGTCATAG